The DNA segment CAGCTTCTCTGCACTCTGTTGCGTGCGCACCCACCCGGCAACATCGACCCCCTCGTCTCTATATGCCAACGCCACCCGCGTGCCGATATCGCCACAACCAACTATGGTCACACCCATAACCCAATGGACTCCCGGTTTAATTCCTGACAAGAATAGGAGAGAATTCCCCACCAAACCTATAATATATGCAGGTCGATTGAGGATAACGTATTGTTACGCCGATTGTATCGACTCATGAATGAGAAGCTATCCCATGAGTTATAAAGTACAGGTTGAGCCCAGTGGTCATGAATTTTCGGTCGAATCGGGTGAGACCATACTCGATGCCGCCATCAGACAGGGTATCAATCTCCCCTACGGCTGCCGTAACGGCTTCTGTGGCGACTGTCTGGCTACCCTTGCAACCGGCCAGGTCGACTACCCCAACGGAATACCACCGGTGATGGTCGATGACCAGAACGGCGAATGCTATATATGCCAGGCAACCCCCACTACGCATGTCACCATCGAAGTTAAAGAGATCGCCCAGTCGAAGGATATCCCGATCCGTACCATGCCCTGTAAGATCGACCGCATTGAACGTCTCAACGATGACGTCATCCGGCTCTACCTGAAATTGCCGGAGGGGGAGCGACTGCAGTTTCTTGCCGGCCAATATCTTAATTTTGTCCTCCAGGATGGAACCAAACGCGCCTTCTCGATAGCCAATGCGCCCCATGATGACGACTTTATCGAATTGCATATCCGTCATGTCAGCGGCGGCCTTTTCACCGATGTACTCTTCAGTGGCATGGAGGAGAAGACCATCATGCGCATCGAGGCACCCCTCGGCAGCTACTATCTGCGGGAAGAGTCATCTAAACCGATTATCCTGATGGGTGGCGGTACCGGCTTTGCGCCCCTCAAGGGTATCATCGAGCACGCCTTTCAAATCGGGATTCAACGCCCCATGCATCTCTATTGGGGGGTACGCGCCAAGAGCGACCTCTACCTGCCTGAACTGCCACAGCAATGGGCAAGCAAGTATAGTAATTTCACCTATACGCCTGTGCTCTCCGAACCCGATGCCGGCTGGTCCGGCAAGACCGGCTGGGTACACGAGGCCGTCATCGAGGATCATCCCGATCTCAGCGGCCATGAAGTATACATGAGCGGTCCGCCACCGATGATCGAGGCCGGCAAAGAGGCCTTTCTCAGCCATGGCCTGGCCGGGGAAGAGCTCTATTCCGACTCGTTTGAATATGGGGCCGCCGCAACCAAGCAAAAGACCGGGACCTAAAAAACCATCAATCCTGGTCAGGCACTACCCGAGGGGCACAAAAAGGGCCTGCTGTTGGGCGAAGAGGCGGTTTAATCTTTATTAATTAAACCGGTTTGGTTTGACAGATACAACCGATTTGGTTTAATATCTTCATAAACAACCAAAGAGGTTGACGCATGTCTTACCTTGTTCTGATCGGCGATCTCGTCGCCTCGCGGCACTCCCCCGATCGCAAAGGTCTCCAGCATCGACTCAGCGCGCTACTGAAGACGCTGAATGAGCGAACGCCAAGACCGGTGTCGCCCTACACCCTGACCCTTGGTGATGAGTTCCAGGCCGTCTTCGACCAGGCAGAGCGTGTTTTCATCGACATCATTCAGATCATGGTGGCCCTGCACCCCGACCAAGTGCGATTTTCCTTGGGGCTCGGAGAGATCGCTACCGACCTGAATCCAGATCAGGCCATGGGAATGGATGGCCCGGCTTTCTACCGAGCCCGGGATGGTATCAACCGGCTTAAGGATAGCGGCGACCTGTTTCACCTTGATGGACCACCTGAAAACTGGGCCCCGCTGGCTGAGGGAACCTTGCGCCTGCTTAGCCAGCGGATGCAAAAATGGGAGACCAACCGCCTGGCCATCCTGCATGGATTGCTGGTTGGTCATTCAGTAAAAGCTATCGCTGAAAGTCTGCATGTTTCAGAGCAGGCGGTATACAAGAACATCCGTAGCGGAGGACTGGAGGTGGTGATCCAGGTACTGTCCGCCTTGGCCGAACTTCTGAATAACTGTTTGACCGGGGATGCGTCAACTGCATAAACAGGGAGCCAACGCATGGAAGAATTGCTGTTTCTAAACGGCCTATTGCTCAGCCGACTGGTCTACATTTTCAACGACGGGCGCCTCTCCAGCCGCACATTGATTATATTTAGCCTGGTCCAGGTGGTGCTTTGTCTCCTGGTCTTTGCTGTTGGTTGGCTGCCCTCGATGTTTGCTGTGTTGGTGCTGCTTATCCTCTTGGCACCTGAGCGCTGGTTAGCCAAGGATTGGCTGAATGAAAGTCGCTTTATCGGACTTCTGATGATCCTGATCGCGACTGCACTCCTCCGGGACAAGCTGATATTAGCACCCTGGCTTGAGACCGCACTCAGCGAAGCAGTGGACATGCTTTGGCACGAGGGGGCGAACATGGACGCGCTTCTGAGCCCGGGTCTCTGGTTCCTGTTGGGATTTCTGCTTGTAGCGAATGAGGCCAATCTCCTGATCCGCAGTCTATTCCACCGGTTCGGCCTGGAACCACAGCTGAAAGCAGATGATGTTAATCAACCCAATACTAATCAACTCGACGAGCAGGAGTTCAATGCCGGCCGCGTCATCGGCATATTGGAACGTTGGTTGATGTATAGCGTTCTATTGGTAAGCCAAAACTTCAACGTGATTGCCTTGATCATAGCGGCCAAGGGATTCGCACGTTTTCGCCAAATGGAAGAACGCGCCTTCGCAGAGTACGTCCTGATCGGCACCCTCTCCTCAATGCTCCTGACTATTCTGGTTGCCCAGATCATAGGTCGCTTGATTTGAGTGGCCGGTTAATTCTCCTCGGGAGAATCCTCAAGTTTGGCTGAGCCAACGGCGCGGGCGTGGGCCTCGAAACCACCTTTGGCCTGCCATTCACGGATTCCACCCTGGAGGAT comes from the Candidatus Thiodiazotropha sp. CDECU1 genome and includes:
- a CDS encoding CDP-6-deoxy-delta-3,4-glucoseen reductase, with the translated sequence MSYKVQVEPSGHEFSVESGETILDAAIRQGINLPYGCRNGFCGDCLATLATGQVDYPNGIPPVMVDDQNGECYICQATPTTHVTIEVKEIAQSKDIPIRTMPCKIDRIERLNDDVIRLYLKLPEGERLQFLAGQYLNFVLQDGTKRAFSIANAPHDDDFIELHIRHVSGGLFTDVLFSGMEEKTIMRIEAPLGSYYLREESSKPIILMGGGTGFAPLKGIIEHAFQIGIQRPMHLYWGVRAKSDLYLPELPQQWASKYSNFTYTPVLSEPDAGWSGKTGWVHEAVIEDHPDLSGHEVYMSGPPPMIEAGKEAFLSHGLAGEELYSDSFEYGAAATKQKTGT
- a CDS encoding SatD family protein, with the protein product MSYLVLIGDLVASRHSPDRKGLQHRLSALLKTLNERTPRPVSPYTLTLGDEFQAVFDQAERVFIDIIQIMVALHPDQVRFSLGLGEIATDLNPDQAMGMDGPAFYRARDGINRLKDSGDLFHLDGPPENWAPLAEGTLRLLSQRMQKWETNRLAILHGLLVGHSVKAIAESLHVSEQAVYKNIRSGGLEVVIQVLSALAELLNNCLTGDASTA